From Chelatococcus sp. YT9, a single genomic window includes:
- a CDS encoding pseudouridine synthase — MNDKPEDERPKGRGRRDAPRGAGPRDNSNFKRPPRASSPRDEREGQTRGERPRTGRFKDKDAGEGRPEGRAIGAKRVGEKPRSGKKPVGGKPFGAKSRFGENSSEDRPFGRSTAPRDGASSEWRRERPAGDARRPARGPRAERDARSEGKPLGSKPRFADKPHFGEKPKGGTDRADFNARKPARRPTSAVGDEEGQSDGRERIAKVMARAGVASRRDAEVMIEEGRVAVNGEVLTTPATLVGPHDKIAIDGAAMPSRDRTRLWFFHKPRGLVTTARDPEGRPTVFEALPPDMPRVVTVGRLDINTEGLLLLTNDGGLAKVLAHPTTGWLRRYRVRAFGEIDQAILDTLADGVTVDGMHYGPIEAKLERAQGDNVWLMLGLREGKNREVKRVLEHLGLRVNRLIRVSFGPFQLGDLGEGAVEELRTAILRDQLGPTLAAEAGVDFEGSVTPPARAPRPARGERSGERLERDAERGSEGFEDRAGGRGRGRDDLGRPSRSIWRDEETEAARPQGKRLPRRGSDPQTARQESAAREHRRGSPVSDPKGRRVLVERIVSAPAEPKPARRSSRSFHRDEAEGAPRRVRDGGDARPKRSGAEGRSFGDRPAGGKSFGGKSLGGKSFGAKSFTGKGRDEGGAKSFGGTASPARPGGKSFGKSFGGKSFGGKPVGGNPAGGKPGGRPGGGRGKPGGFSGPPRRPRSS; from the coding sequence ATGAACGACAAGCCGGAAGACGAACGCCCAAAGGGGCGTGGCCGCCGGGACGCGCCGCGCGGCGCCGGTCCCCGCGACAACAGCAATTTCAAGCGGCCGCCGCGCGCTTCGTCCCCCCGGGATGAACGCGAAGGGCAGACGCGTGGCGAGCGGCCGCGCACGGGCCGCTTCAAGGACAAGGACGCAGGCGAGGGGCGGCCTGAAGGTCGAGCCATTGGCGCCAAGCGTGTTGGTGAGAAGCCGCGTTCCGGTAAAAAGCCGGTAGGCGGCAAGCCATTCGGAGCCAAATCCCGTTTCGGAGAGAACTCCAGCGAAGATCGGCCCTTTGGCAGGTCAACCGCGCCCCGTGACGGAGCATCCAGTGAATGGCGTCGTGAACGCCCCGCCGGCGATGCGCGTCGCCCAGCGCGTGGTCCGCGAGCGGAGCGCGATGCAAGGTCCGAAGGCAAGCCTTTGGGGAGCAAACCTCGTTTTGCCGATAAACCGCATTTCGGGGAAAAGCCGAAGGGCGGTACTGATCGCGCTGATTTCAACGCGCGCAAACCCGCGCGGCGTCCAACCAGTGCAGTCGGCGACGAAGAGGGCCAGTCCGACGGGCGCGAACGTATCGCGAAAGTCATGGCCCGTGCCGGCGTTGCCTCGCGCCGTGATGCAGAGGTGATGATCGAGGAGGGCCGCGTCGCCGTGAACGGCGAAGTGCTGACCACCCCGGCAACCCTCGTCGGCCCGCACGACAAGATCGCCATCGACGGCGCGGCGATGCCGTCCCGGGATCGTACGCGTCTGTGGTTCTTCCATAAGCCGCGCGGTCTTGTGACGACAGCCAGGGATCCGGAGGGGCGCCCCACCGTTTTCGAGGCGCTGCCGCCCGACATGCCGCGCGTGGTGACTGTCGGCCGGCTCGATATAAACACCGAGGGCCTTCTACTCCTCACCAATGATGGCGGTCTCGCCAAGGTGCTGGCGCATCCCACCACAGGTTGGCTCCGTCGCTACCGCGTGCGTGCCTTCGGTGAAATCGATCAGGCCATTCTCGACACGTTGGCCGATGGCGTGACCGTGGACGGCATGCACTATGGGCCGATCGAGGCGAAGCTGGAACGCGCGCAGGGTGACAACGTCTGGCTCATGCTCGGTCTGCGCGAAGGCAAGAACCGCGAGGTCAAGCGCGTGCTCGAACATCTCGGGCTGCGCGTCAATCGCCTGATCCGCGTGTCCTTCGGTCCGTTCCAACTCGGCGATCTCGGCGAAGGTGCGGTGGAGGAACTGCGCACCGCCATTCTGCGCGATCAGCTTGGGCCAACGCTGGCAGCGGAAGCGGGCGTTGATTTCGAAGGAAGCGTAACACCGCCTGCCCGCGCCCCGCGCCCCGCGCGTGGCGAACGATCGGGGGAGCGCCTGGAGCGGGACGCGGAGCGTGGCAGCGAAGGGTTCGAGGACAGGGCGGGCGGTAGGGGCCGTGGCCGTGACGATCTTGGTCGGCCCTCGCGCAGCATTTGGCGCGACGAGGAGACTGAGGCAGCCCGCCCGCAAGGCAAGCGCCTGCCACGGCGGGGCTCAGACCCGCAGACGGCGCGCCAGGAGAGCGCTGCCCGCGAGCATCGCCGCGGGAGCCCTGTGAGCGACCCGAAGGGACGCCGCGTCCTGGTGGAACGGATCGTCTCGGCGCCCGCCGAGCCCAAGCCCGCACGCCGAAGCTCACGGTCGTTCCACCGTGACGAGGCCGAGGGGGCACCTCGCCGGGTGAGAGATGGCGGGGATGCCCGGCCGAAACGCTCTGGCGCAGAAGGCAGGTCCTTCGGCGACAGGCCAGCGGGCGGCAAATCTTTTGGTGGCAAATCTCTCGGTGGTAAGTCCTTTGGAGCTAAGTCTTTCACGGGCAAGGGCCGCGACGAGGGTGGTGCCAAATCGTTTGGCGGCACGGCTTCCCCGGCTAGGCCGGGCGGCAAGTCGTTCGGCAAGTCGTTCGGCGGCAAGTCGTTCGGCGGCAAGCCTGTCGGCGGCAACCCCGCGGGCGGAAAGCCCGGCGGACGCCCCGGCGGCGGCAGGGGCAAGCCCGGAGGTTTCAGCGGGCCGCCACGTCGGCCAAGGTCCTCGTGA
- a CDS encoding nucleoside deaminase, which produces MPPSKPDPLSLAFDAARAAEERGEVPIGAVVTRDSEVLAIAGNRTRELNDPTAHAEILAIRAACAKLRDERLTGCDLYVTLEPCPMCAAAISFARIRRLYFAASDPKGGGIESGPRLYHQPTCHHAPDVYGGLRAGEASEMLSRFFKQKR; this is translated from the coding sequence ATGCCTCCATCAAAGCCCGATCCTCTCTCGCTTGCCTTTGACGCGGCCCGCGCCGCCGAGGAACGCGGTGAGGTCCCGATCGGTGCTGTCGTCACCAGAGATAGCGAGGTGCTGGCGATTGCCGGCAACCGCACGCGGGAACTGAACGACCCGACAGCCCATGCCGAGATCCTCGCCATCCGCGCGGCTTGCGCGAAGTTGCGCGACGAACGGCTCACCGGCTGCGACCTTTATGTGACGCTGGAGCCCTGTCCCATGTGCGCGGCGGCGATTTCTTTCGCGCGAATTCGACGGCTCTATTTCGCCGCAAGCGATCCCAAGGGCGGCGGCATCGAGAGCGGCCCGCGGCTTTATCACCAGCCGACGTGCCACCACGCGCCGGACGTCTACGGCGGCCTTCGCGCCGGCGAGGCAAGCGAGATGCTGAGCCGCTTCTTCAAACAGAAACGTTAA
- a CDS encoding methyl-accepting chemotaxis protein codes for MEAPVPAAQVAEETPAPLAGIDAMLRQLEDDTLLTMRIIGYSAEQVQSKVDESVTLVDHIRDASSELSSLSATAHDLTMGLVRTTEKLDQASQSIERDISGTDDFIREAHALASDVTSRMERLGSAVERIASVVAVIGTVARQTNLLALNASIEAARAGPAGRGFAVVATEVKLLANEVQDATGDISSQIEMLQTFASESHEAVDRIATLIRRIDPVLGSVRDAVSAQIAGTRDVADRATQSLSFVGSVSSSAKTMQEMTELARAASRSAGSATGNMERSLHWLTQRSMAALRDTVVGNRRRFERVPILLEAVLSLDEISLPVQVIDLSKGGCLVAADVTLFAVGMTGRLEAEKIGAINFTIVALSDDGVHVRFENVRPETTKRIEAAIEEVHHANQPIITIIQGVAKEISETFEDGVNSGEVQLTDLITFDYQRIPGTDPIQYETRATPFYEEVLPPIYERWKDRCPSSLFMLACDRNSYIPIHHPQYSLPQRPGEHQWNDLNSRNKRIMERSKMLVAVRNRNPYAATLFQRHMSDGRIVPTTLMAAPIFVRGQLWGNVYLAKEL; via the coding sequence ATGGAAGCTCCTGTGCCCGCAGCGCAGGTGGCGGAGGAAACGCCTGCGCCGCTCGCGGGCATCGATGCGATGCTGCGGCAGCTGGAAGACGACACCCTGCTCACCATGCGCATCATCGGCTATTCGGCCGAGCAGGTTCAGTCCAAGGTCGATGAAAGTGTAACGCTGGTCGACCATATTCGTGATGCGAGCTCGGAACTCTCGTCCCTTTCCGCGACGGCTCACGACCTCACGATGGGCCTGGTGCGGACAACCGAAAAGCTCGACCAGGCGAGTCAATCCATCGAGCGTGATATCTCCGGCACCGATGACTTCATCCGGGAGGCCCACGCCCTTGCGAGCGACGTGACGAGCCGGATGGAGCGGCTTGGCTCGGCGGTCGAACGTATCGCCAGTGTCGTCGCTGTGATTGGTACGGTCGCGCGGCAAACGAACCTTCTCGCGCTGAACGCGAGCATCGAGGCTGCCCGCGCCGGCCCGGCTGGCCGCGGATTTGCCGTCGTTGCCACCGAGGTCAAGCTGCTCGCCAATGAGGTGCAGGACGCAACCGGCGACATCTCATCGCAGATCGAGATGTTGCAGACGTTCGCCAGCGAGAGCCACGAGGCCGTCGATCGCATCGCGACCCTCATCCGGCGTATCGATCCGGTGCTCGGTTCGGTGCGGGACGCCGTTTCCGCGCAGATCGCCGGCACGCGTGACGTCGCCGACCGCGCAACCCAGAGCCTGTCCTTCGTAGGCTCGGTGTCCAGCAGCGCCAAGACCATGCAGGAAATGACGGAACTGGCGCGCGCCGCAAGCCGCTCAGCAGGCAGCGCTACCGGCAACATGGAGCGCTCGCTGCACTGGCTTACCCAGCGCTCCATGGCCGCCCTGCGTGACACGGTCGTCGGCAACCGCCGCCGTTTCGAGCGCGTTCCGATTCTGCTTGAGGCTGTACTGTCCCTCGACGAAATCTCCTTGCCCGTGCAGGTCATCGACCTGTCCAAAGGCGGGTGTCTGGTGGCTGCCGACGTCACGTTATTTGCCGTTGGCATGACGGGGCGGCTCGAGGCGGAAAAGATCGGAGCGATCAATTTCACCATCGTCGCGCTCAGCGACGATGGTGTGCACGTGCGGTTTGAGAACGTCCGCCCCGAGACGACGAAACGGATCGAAGCAGCTATCGAGGAGGTCCATCACGCCAATCAGCCGATCATCACGATCATTCAAGGCGTGGCAAAGGAGATCAGCGAAACCTTCGAGGATGGGGTCAATTCTGGTGAAGTCCAGCTGACGGATCTCATCACCTTCGATTATCAGCGTATTCCGGGCACTGATCCCATCCAGTACGAGACACGGGCCACGCCCTTCTACGAAGAGGTCCTGCCGCCAATCTACGAACGCTGGAAGGATAGATGCCCATCCAGCCTGTTCATGCTGGCCTGCGATCGAAATTCCTATATCCCCATCCATCACCCACAGTATTCGCTGCCGCAGAGGCCCGGCGAACATCAGTGGAATGATCTCAACTCGCGGAACAAGCGCATCATGGAACGATCCAAGATGCTTGTTGCCGTTCGTAATCGCAATCCCTATGCGGCGACGCTGTTCCAGCGCCATATGAGCGACGGACGCATCGTGCCCACAACTCTGATGGCCGCGCCAATTTTCGTGCGTGGGCAACTGTGGGGAAACGTGTATCTCGCGAAAGAGCTTTAA
- the aceB gene encoding malate synthase A gives MSNHEAPAGVVVTGAAVTGRDEILTPAALGFLADLHRRFDATRRRLLALRAERQKSLDAGHTPDFLAETKHIRDGDWKVAPIPRDLLDRRVEITGPVDRKMIINALNCGARMFMADFEDASSPTWENMVEGQANLRDRWQGRIDFTDPNSGKHYKLADKPATLLVRPRGWHLLEEHVTVDGAPMSGSLFDFGLYVFHNAKDIIAQGATPAFYLPKMESHIEARLWNDVFTHAEEVLGVAKGTFKATVLIETLPAAFEMDEIIYELRDHMAGLNCGRWDYIFSFIKRLGKNPNFLTPDRGAMVMGKAFLNAYSLLLIKTCHRRGAFAMGGMAAQIPVKNNPAANEAAFAKVRADKEREAGNGHDGTWVAHPDLVPVAMEVFDRLMPTPNQLEKLREDVTITRENLLEVHDGVRTEAGLRENIRVGVQYIEAWLRGRGAVPLYNLMEDAATAEISRAQIWQWLFHGAKLDDGRAVTPELFKATLDDEMAELRKVLGPEVYDKGRFPEAIKLFADMSLAKEFEEFLTLPAYKLIA, from the coding sequence ATGTCCAATCATGAAGCGCCAGCCGGTGTCGTCGTCACCGGCGCTGCGGTCACGGGCCGCGATGAGATACTCACTCCGGCCGCCTTAGGCTTTCTGGCGGATCTGCACCGCCGCTTCGACGCCACACGCCGCCGCTTGCTCGCGTTGCGCGCAGAGCGGCAGAAGTCTCTCGACGCAGGCCACACGCCCGATTTCCTGGCCGAGACCAAGCATATCCGCGACGGCGACTGGAAGGTCGCGCCCATCCCCCGGGACCTTCTGGACCGCCGCGTCGAGATCACGGGGCCGGTCGATCGCAAGATGATCATCAACGCCCTGAATTGCGGGGCCAGGATGTTCATGGCGGATTTCGAAGACGCCTCCTCGCCGACCTGGGAGAACATGGTCGAGGGCCAGGCTAATCTGCGCGACCGTTGGCAGGGCCGTATCGACTTCACCGATCCAAATTCCGGCAAACACTACAAGCTCGCGGACAAACCGGCGACCCTGCTGGTGCGCCCGCGCGGCTGGCACCTCCTGGAGGAGCATGTCACGGTCGATGGCGCACCTATGTCGGGCTCGCTGTTCGACTTCGGCCTCTACGTTTTCCACAATGCCAAAGACATCATCGCCCAGGGCGCGACGCCGGCGTTCTATCTGCCGAAGATGGAAAGCCATATCGAGGCGCGGCTGTGGAACGACGTCTTCACCCATGCGGAAGAGGTGCTCGGAGTTGCCAAGGGCACCTTCAAGGCGACCGTGCTGATCGAAACACTGCCGGCCGCCTTCGAGATGGATGAGATCATCTACGAGTTGCGCGACCACATGGCCGGCCTCAACTGTGGCCGCTGGGACTACATCTTTTCGTTCATCAAACGTTTGGGGAAGAATCCCAATTTCCTCACACCAGACCGCGGGGCGATGGTGATGGGCAAGGCGTTCCTCAACGCCTACTCACTGCTCCTGATCAAGACCTGCCACCGTCGCGGCGCCTTCGCCATGGGGGGCATGGCGGCGCAGATCCCGGTGAAGAATAACCCCGCTGCCAACGAGGCTGCCTTCGCCAAGGTGCGCGCCGACAAGGAGCGCGAGGCGGGCAACGGACACGATGGCACCTGGGTGGCTCATCCTGATCTCGTGCCTGTCGCCATGGAGGTGTTCGACCGCCTGATGCCGACGCCAAATCAGCTCGAGAAGCTGCGGGAGGACGTCACCATCACACGCGAGAACCTGCTCGAGGTGCATGATGGTGTGCGCACCGAGGCTGGCCTGCGCGAGAACATACGGGTCGGTGTGCAATATATAGAGGCGTGGCTGCGTGGCCGTGGCGCCGTGCCGCTCTACAACCTCATGGAAGATGCGGCGACAGCGGAGATCAGCCGCGCGCAGATCTGGCAGTGGCTGTTCCACGGCGCCAAACTCGACGACGGCCGCGCCGTGACGCCGGAGCTGTTCAAGGCCACGCTCGACGACGAGATGGCCGAACTGCGCAAGGTGCTCGGCCCGGAGGTTTACGACAAGGGACGATTCCCAGAGGCCATCAAGCTTTTCGCAGACATGTCGCTCGCTAAGGAATTCGAGGAATTCCTGACGTTGCCTGCCTACAAGCTGATCGCTTGA
- the glcF gene encoding glycolate oxidase subunit GlcF, which translates to MQTNFRPEQLIDPQMRESESILRTCVHCGFCTATCPTYLLLGDELDSPRGRIYLVKDMLESGKPATPEVVKHIDRCLSCLSCMTTCPSGVNYMHLVDHARAHIEDTYQRPWHDRLLRSVLAQVLPYPGRFRLALAAARLGKPFAGILGKLPKVGTRLSAMLALAPSRLPPRAAEAGPRVIPAIGPRRGRVALLSGCAQPVLNPDINAATVRLLTRNGIEVVLAAGEGCCGALVHHMGRDEASHAFAKRNIDAWTREIDGQGLDAIVITASGCGTTIKDYGFMFREDAAYKDKAARVAALAKDITEYLTTLDLARATAGEGYVVAYHSACSMQHGQQIKEAPKTLLKRAGFTVKDVPEGHICCGSAGTYNLLQPELSEQLRSRKTANIARTGATIVATGNIGCLEQLRKGFAERNSDMILLHTVELLDWADGGPIPAALGTR; encoded by the coding sequence ATGCAGACGAATTTCAGGCCCGAGCAGTTGATCGACCCTCAGATGCGGGAGTCTGAATCGATTTTGCGGACCTGTGTCCATTGCGGATTCTGCACGGCGACCTGCCCAACTTATCTCCTGCTTGGTGACGAGCTCGATAGCCCGCGCGGACGCATCTATCTAGTGAAGGACATGCTTGAATCTGGCAAACCGGCGACGCCGGAGGTGGTCAAGCATATCGACCGCTGCCTGTCCTGTCTTTCATGCATGACGACCTGCCCGTCTGGCGTCAACTACATGCATCTCGTCGACCACGCCCGGGCGCATATCGAGGACACCTATCAACGCCCCTGGCACGACCGCCTGCTGCGTAGCGTTCTGGCGCAGGTGCTGCCTTACCCCGGTCGTTTCCGATTGGCGCTGGCGGCCGCCCGGCTGGGCAAGCCTTTCGCGGGTATCCTGGGTAAGCTGCCGAAGGTGGGAACGCGCCTCTCCGCGATGCTTGCGCTGGCACCCAGCCGTCTGCCCCCCCGCGCCGCGGAGGCCGGCCCGCGCGTTATTCCGGCGATAGGGCCGCGGCGGGGGCGTGTCGCGCTGCTGAGCGGCTGCGCGCAGCCCGTGCTCAACCCGGACATCAATGCGGCAACCGTTCGGCTCCTCACGCGCAATGGAATTGAAGTGGTCCTTGCCGCGGGTGAGGGATGCTGCGGTGCGCTGGTGCACCATATGGGGCGCGATGAGGCAAGCCACGCCTTCGCCAAACGCAACATCGACGCATGGACTCGCGAAATCGACGGGCAGGGACTCGATGCCATCGTCATCACAGCCTCTGGCTGCGGTACGACGATCAAGGACTACGGCTTCATGTTTCGTGAGGATGCCGCCTACAAGGACAAGGCTGCACGCGTGGCAGCGCTCGCCAAGGACATAACGGAGTACCTCACGACTCTCGATCTAGCCCGCGCCACCGCGGGCGAGGGCTATGTCGTGGCCTATCACTCGGCCTGTTCGATGCAGCATGGCCAGCAGATCAAGGAAGCGCCCAAAACACTGCTCAAGCGCGCCGGCTTTACTGTGAAGGATGTGCCGGAAGGGCACATTTGCTGTGGATCTGCTGGAACCTACAACCTCCTGCAGCCTGAGCTTTCTGAACAGCTCCGCAGCCGCAAGACGGCCAATATCGCTCGCACGGGCGCGACAATCGTCGCGACTGGGAACATCGGGTGCTTGGAACAGCTCCGAAAGGGCTTCGCTGAGCGCAATTCTGATATGATTTTATTGCATACAGTTGAGCTTCTGGACTGGGCTGATGGTGGCCCAATACCTGCCGCGCTGGGGACGCGTTAG